The following is a genomic window from Artemia franciscana chromosome 4, ASM3288406v1, whole genome shotgun sequence.
ACAGCTACTGTTTGCAAAGGCAGTGACTAGAATAAAATTTGAGTGAATATTTCGTCTGTATGTCATGCTGCtatcttcaaaaaagacaatttttgcatatataattgaaatatttgcttaGGATTTATTATAGcttctttcttttcaattaGCTCCTATAATGCATAATTTTATCTTTCTATGCTCTCATAAACTGTGAAATCtaattatcctttttttgtgCGTAGTTCTGTGTTGCTAATATTCCAAAAGTGCCTAATATGATGCTAATGCCCACGACTAATGCCCAGTTTAATTGCATTGCTTTATGTTTCTAGTGAATTTCTGAATAAAGGAACTGACAGTTGTATTTGATGCAATAtttctccccatggaaaatggTTTAAAATACCTTTACAATGCCAGGAAGTATACCTTTCTaggattttctttctttagttaATTCAATCAGGTATTTGCAATTCACTTTAATAAACTCccacttgtaaaaaaaaaaccttttctcaGCCTTTTCTCCCATGTGTAGTTCTGTAATTTAAATATGTATTGCTTTCTAGGTCAGGGTGAAACCAAATCAAGACCTGACGGAGTTGCGCCTTGATTTGCGACAAGAAACGCAGTATTTCAGCTTAGAAAAGGCTCAAGAAATTGCCGACACTTCAGGACtctttaaaaaagaagcaaCACCCGATGAACAGTAAGTTTGCTTCTTTGAAAGACTATGGCCCCTTTCTTTCCCTtccaaagattaaaaaaaaacttaattagcTAGGAaataaaagagagagaaaaaaaaactaaagtagGCCAGTGTAGTAGGCCACCAAACAATaaacagtagcagtagcattgTCTTTGCCTGCTAAGATAAAAACTGCAacttctttttcattctttttcggTATTAAAACTCTTCTCCAGGAACtatttttcaggggtcattatatCTAATCAATGATTTTAGAAGATGGAGCAAAggttcattcaaacaaaattcaaagacaATTTAGTGGCCTTTCAAGGAGCAAGAAAGAGTAAAAATCTGTTTTATTTCACCGCGTATTATAACTGATTTATGAGAGCCATGCAGTCTGTTTAAGAAAAAACGTATGGAACTAAGGAACACTGTAGAATTATACTTATACGCTGAATaactaaataacaaaattcaaagaCAATTTATTGGCCAATAATTTAGTGGCCATAATTTGTCTGTTTTTGCCATAACCTGCCTGTGCCACCAATGGTATCCTGGGAATTAAATAAGAGCCTACAGTCACTATAATTATACCCTTTAAAACTATATGTGCTATACATTGCTGTAGATCTTAGCTCTACCTAATGACAGCCAGGGTGTCAAGGAAAAGCTTCCAATTATATTGGAAGTTTACTGCAGCTATGACGTCATCCTATTTTGGTTGGATATAGATATTAAGGCGGCATGATAATTGTACTGTACATTATTCTGGAGGCTTCCCCTTTTACAGGTGTCCACTGGATGCCAGTGACAAACAGCATTCGGAAGCTTTTGATCGTTCATTCGACAAAAATATGTCCTCATGTCCTAAATATCTCATTCTTGTACTGTGATAGAGTAGTTTACAAGTGAATATCTTGTATCGATTAATTAGGCTTTTTCACAGTCcagtaaatatttaatattcaaGGCAACATTTTCGAACGCTTTGACTTGTTTTTCTTGCTGCTCGTTTAAGTGCCATGTCTCTGAAGCATATAGTAGCACAGGCAAGACTTTCTATTAAAAAGCTGTAGCTTTcagcaaagaaagaaaatatgggATCGCCATACTTTGTGGAGCCTATTGAACGTGTCATTTGCGTTTCCTATTCGTCGTCGATACTTGTTGTGCCGGTGAAACAGTGTCCTCAATTACGCTTACTGGGAATTAGAACTGAACTGCTCGTTCTATGTCCTGGTCCTCGTAGTCCAATGTGTCTGAGAATTTAGTCTATTGGAATCATAAATACAAGTGGTGAAAGAACCCAGCCCTGATTTGCTCTTGATAGGATGCGGAAAAATCTAGTCTGGGTGCTAGGAGTCTAGACTTAGAGTTCGACATATCAACACATGCCAATAACGAGTTCGAATAGCTTTTCTGAGACGCCCATAGCTCAGAAAAATTGTCCATATATTTGGACAGTTTATAGAATTGAAGGCCTTTTTGAAAGcgacataaaatatataaatatttgccCTTAACTTTCGACTTTTGTCGGTCAAAACGTAAAGTGTGAATCATAGATGTGCACAGCAGCGACTTGGTTCGAAGCCATGTTGTAAGTCTCAAAGATGCTTATTGATTTGTGAAATGACCTTGTGGAGTATAATATGCAAGAGCAGCTTCCCCGGAATGAAGAGAAGACAGACGCCACTGCAATTTCCTGGGATTTTGGTGTTCTCTTTCTTAGTGATCGTCACTGGGGTGATGGGTTTCCTGTCTGGGCCACTTTGCTGTCCAGACATTGAAGAGGGCTCTCCAGAACGCCAAACCGGACAACATCAACGCCTTAATTATCTCCCCTGAGATGCAATCTTTCCCTGGAGACTTTTGTCTTTTTAGGCTTTTGGCTGCTTGAATAGTCCCGGCATGGGTAGGGCGTCAGTATATATACTCAGGGAGAATAGATTTTGCAAGGGTTttgtctttgtttcttttttggcgGCGGTCTATTCAGTAGATCTGCAATATCATGATCGCAGCGATAGCTGTAACCTAATAAAGAATGAAGCGCGGTCTACAGtaacacaatttaaaaatatgtttttaaaacaaactgtTTACTGATAAAAATTACCATCTGCTGtggattcaggaatggtaattgtTATTTCGAGTATTCTTCGaataataaaatgttatttgaaaACAGCTTTTAAGAATTTCGGAAAGATAACgagaaacccctcaaaaatggcgtTAGGTCGAAAAAAAGTGCACCATTCGAAACGTCATTATCAAAAATTCCATAGAGGAAACTTGCAGCCCTAACCTTgaacaaagaagaaaatcactCTTTTTCATATGTAGCACTGATATCTCTGcttttttcttgtattgttTTCTTAGCCCATAACAGGTACTAGAATATCATAGAgggctgtttaagggctcatttgaaaagaGATTGTAATATCTAGTgctttttgtaattaacaaagaTAATTCTGTAATACAatgcaatttttaacaaaatctaCATCTTCATATACAAGATGATGTAACACACCTATCTTTTGAAAAGATATTTAACGGAGGTTTCATTAGAAATGGTGCTTCTATGTGATATGGTAACGTATTTAATTAACTCTGCTCCCTGATATCCTGGGATTCGTCCTTTACTACATCAAGCTAAGAAAAAGCCGAAGGGTATTTGTTGCATTTTAAATATACCTGTCAAGTTTGCCGCCTTATTTAAATAGAGAGCCAACCTAACTTTCtactttaatataaattaggAACAGTAATGGTCCTAATACAGACCTCTGGGGTAAACTTTTATCATCAAGAAACTCAGGCTGAGACAGNNNNNNNNNNNNNNNNNNNNNNNNNNNNNNNNNNNNNNNNNNNNNNNNNNNNNNNNNNNNNNNNNNNNNNNNNNNNNNNNNNNNNNNNNNNNNNNNNNNNTCTCCCCAATATGACCAGGTctggtcaggattcaaaataagagctcttagatgtgagctccttctaaatatccagtCACccattattaagttaaaaatacctcaatttttctaattttttcaaattaacatcccccttcaactcccccaaagagagcagctTCAGTCTGGTTATGCTAATTATGTATCTTGTGCTTATTtgtccaaccaagtttcatcccaatctctccactctaagcatttttcaaatttctggtttccccctccaactcccccaatatcactggATACAGTCAggtataagagctctgagacacaaggtccttctaaatatcgattttcattgagatccaatcacccatttgtaagttgaTAAGGCTCAGGCAATGAAGAACATAAGCTTAACTTTTCCTTGTCTTTAAAATCTAGATGCCTTCCTATGTACCAACCCTTTTTGTCAGGTCACTCAAATCTCTATTTGCTCTTATTATgaggaataattttgttcaatttcgctttggaactttttttctcctttgcagaggaattattttgctttttttgtgggAATTTGTGGGTCATGGcaaatttgttctttattagtttttcaatgaaaataagaagacatttttcaatgaagatacCCAAAACacgtttttctaaaatttaggcAGGCATAGGTCCCATCAGTTCTATTCAATTGATGCCACTGTCcctttgtgtttttctttcaagattTTCTTCAATCTCCAGCAGTTTCCTTTCAATATCATCACTTCTACCTCttctgcagtttttttttattcctgaaGCTGATAGCAGACCAGCTTACATGATTAATTCAAGAAGAACctctttggaaaattttgactGGTTGTCAAATAACACctactatttaaaacatttacaaataaaaaaatagacagAAGAAGAGTGTGACTGGAATATAAATATCCATGTAGTATGACAACAAGAAACATATGATCAAGCTGAAGGAAAGAAGTTGCAAGATAGGTTTGGGGGATGTGTCCTTCAGCTTAAATAGGTTGTTTAGATTCCTGGCAGTCTTAACTTTTAGTGTACTAATGTGCAATTTGTAAGAAATATTCTCATCAAGAGGAATTCCAAGGAAACATAAATAACCACTTTCAGACCAAAGAGGTGACAAATATACCACACAAAAACCTACAAAAGCTGTAgaaattcttaagaaaaaaacacaaactctctgaagtaaaataaaaaaattatttagtgaAACTTGATCAAATGCTACCATAGATAATGCACTGTTGTCATCTAATGTAACTAGGTCATCATTGGACTTTGACTGGAATCTGGGTTTACCAACCCAGAGAGCTGTAGAAATTcttaacaaaaacacaaactctctgaagtaaaataaaaacaatttctttagTGAAACTTGATCAAATGCTACCATAGATAATGTACTGTTGTCATCTAATGTAACTAGGTCATTGGATCTAATGTAACTCATTAGATTTTGACTAGAATCTGGGTTTACCAACCAAAGTGGGTTACACACACAATAGCATAATTTTAGAATGCACATTGTGCTCAGTATAAACCCTTATGGGACTCAAGATTAAACTTCAAAGTCATTTAGAGGGTTCTTGCCAATAAAAATCATCATTTTCAAGGGTGCAAATAGAACTTAGAGTTTACAATTCCTGATACTCCAAGGTGGCAAAGATTTCCCAAAACGAGGTCATATATATCAAGGAGTCAAAATGTATGCTCAGTCGTGTGACCAACACAAATTTCAAACTAGAATTCATGAAGGAACTATTGTGCATCAATGTAGTTTTCAGTCTTTATAGCATGACCTTTTTAAAATCTCTATGAGTGCTGGCAGGTGATGGGCTGGCCTATAAATTTAAGGATTGCTTCTGGGGCCACCTTTCAAAGAACTATTATCCTTGTACTTTTAAGAGCTTCCAACAAATTCCAAGATCAAAAGAAGCACAAACAAGCTCAGTTAAGAGTTAGAGAATTGCAGGTGATATGAACTTGATAACCTTAGTAGAAATATTGTCTGGACCTGATGAGGAAGGACATGGAAGAGGCAGGATTATCACTTGCAAATTGTCAGTCTTTGAACTGTTAAGAACCCTAGTGCCATTGATTTGAGACAAGCCAGTCAGAACTAAAATTTGCAATTGGGATCAGAAGGTCCTGGAAAACAGCTGCTGCAGTGATCTTCCCACCACCAGAGAACTATGACTCTAGCTAACTTTTGACAGCTTCTTTATCAGATACTAAGTGACTGTTCATTGCTAGACTTTCAGATAAAACTGATCTGGAAAAACAAGGCTTCAGAATTGATTACTAAGCTTCCACAACCTTCTTATAtctttcttaaattaaaaaaaaaactctaaaaatattcAATCAGACCTTGCTGAGCAAGTAATTTATTTAAGTAGGCTCCTTTTACTATTATATTTATCCAGGTAACAGACTTGGAATGaagcttttcagttttttcaaagacaattttttcttctcaaGCTCTTGAGCAAACCTTCCAAGGGTTTAAATATTCAGGTTTTTCATTGATCTTGTGAAGATGAGGGTTGCAAGTTTGGAGCATTGTAGTTTTCACtgaatcataaaataaattaaaacatgtgTTAATATCTGACTCAGAGTCAATCACATCCTGCACTTATAAAGTCAGAGGTAATTCTAACTGTAGCAGATTCTCttcagaaaaacaataataagTCTTCTTTCACCATGGAGTTCTTCCTGAAAAAGGTTCAAAAAGGGCTATTTCCAAAAAATTGGGTAGTGATTTGAAATTTCACTTAGCAGAGGCTTAGTAAAGAAGACAGAATGTTGTCAATTAGGGTGTCTGTTCTACTAATTACTCTAGTAGCTTTAAACATTACTAGCAGCATACCATAAAGAAGCATTACagcaagaaaatctattagcaaagaaaaattacccaAAAGATTTAAACTGCCATTACCAATGACAATCATGTCACATGGCTGGTTTCACACCAGCCATTTATTTTTACATCTAGCCAGATTATTTTGGCGAGATTATTTAAGAAATCTGAAATAGAACTGAGCATGGCAAATCTCTCCAATAGCctaactaatttttttcctgGGAGTAAAGTTTCAATATACAGTGACTCAAAAACTCCTTCCACATCCCACAAAACGACTCCACAAATGGAATATGGAAAATTTTCAGACACATTAAGAGCAAGATTTCTCTTTCATATCTGAGCCTAGTATGTTCTATATAACCAGACATTTACCGATTTTAAGGTACTTATATTGAGAAAGCTCAACAGTTAAATAAAAGGTGTTATTTTAGCATAAGCAGTGCCATTTTTGGGCCAAAATATGGCCCTTAAGTATGAAAAGTTTCACAGaaactgaaaaatctcaaatatgACACCAAAAGTACTATTCTGGCGGCTCATGGGATAAGTCAACTATTCCTGATCATAGTCTACATTGGACTTCCCCTAGTTCAGCTTTTCAGGGCTAAGTCCTACATCCCCCTTTTCTCTTCAGTATATATTCTTCACTTATTGCACCTATTTGCCAGCTTTGTTTGGAAAAAGGCAGAACAAAAACTTGTTTCCTCTGACATTTCTTGACAAATCATTAAATTTCTTGTGGAAGCTCAAACAAGGTTCTCTCAAAAGAGGAAATCAAGGCTTTATTGTACCAACTGGAGCCAAAGTCTAGTAGAGGACagtttctatctattttttagCAGTACATCACTAATCCTTGGTTCATCCTTTCTTATGCATGTGCATAACTTTTAGCCTAGCACCTTTTGGTTCAactatattttgataaaatttgtgTCTGAAAAGGTGTTGAATATAGATGCTCCTCTTCCTGTTTTGATTTCTCTGGTGGTAATTTTCTACACCCTCCCACCAGGATGTACCCTttgtggatatatatatatatatatatatatatatatatatatatatatatatatatatatatatatatatatatatatatatatatatatatatatatatatatatatatatatatatataataaatttaggTGGCTGCTTTTGTATTTTAGCTCTTTGAAGGAGCTATGGCATAACATAAAATTAGTATGCCAACAAATTAGCCGAAGTGGATGAAGAGCTGTCCATTTGAATACGCCATTTGGCTTTTTGATCTAATATGGCTCGAATTTAAATGCCTTGTAGTTTTAACACTTTCGaattatgaaacaaaaattgGGTAGAGTAATTTTTTCTGTTCCAGATACCTATTTATATCACTCCTCAAGATGGTGACCATGTTAAAGTTTTCAACTATCTCATGAAGAATGCAAAAGTCACAAAGTCTTTGCCTATATCTAAGgtaatcattatttttttcaatgaatttttctttccgttTTTACTTTGTAGATTGTAgatatgataataataataattatttatttgaaccCTCTATACATACAAAAATGAACTTAGAGCAgtatggaaaagaaatatacataataaaaacactcACCAtcacaaacactaaaaaacacACTAATAATGACTCAGAAATGATTAATATACCCCAATTGAAAATCTAAAAGTGACTCAGATGGCTGTCTGAATCTGCCTTCTAAAACATGCATCTTATCACATATCTCAAAAACTCCATAGCATTTCGAAATTTGACTATTAAAGGATCAAATAGGAACACAaagaaaatacttacaaaatttcaaaaagacagACCAAATTTGTTGACGTTCTGATGAGGTATAAAAACTTCCATAATGACAACAGAAAAAATACATAGGAAAcaaaaaaaccagttttaaaTCCaaccaagtgtttttttttttgtcaaattgacCTTTAATTCTAGAGAAATGTCCATAGGACTTTCTCAACTTCTCTCTCAACGCATTTATTGTTAGTGACCTTGTTGCTCAAATCAAGGTCCCGAATGTAAGTTCAAGGTACTTGAGAAACACTGGCAAAAGTTCTATCAGGGGCaatctgaatttttgaattgGGAGGGTGATGACAACCGAAAGGGAGAAATTCAGTTTTAGCAGAAGCAACTGACAGCCCGATGTCAGACAACCCAGAATAAAGGCTGTTCACAGCAGCCTGCAGTGATTGCATATGATCAGACAGCAGAAGAATGTCATCTACATACAAAAGGTGACTTGCATCAATAGATGGCTCGATAAGAAAATGCAGCATTCTGTGGGTTGCACCACAGATGGCATTGTTAAATATTATAGGACTTGACACTAGTCCCTGTTTTGCTCCACGATGCACATAAATTTGAatgctataaatatttttaacgtGGACATTTATAGAAGAGTTTTGATACCATTGTCACAGGGAAGCACAAACGAGTGGGTTTACCCCACTCCTCAAAATTGCTAAGATAGCTTTGGAGTGTAGGATTGAATCAAATACTCTAGGAATATCTATTgcaaaaacatataatttttgtcCATTCTTTCATATCTCTCCAAAATAGACAGGAAATCTGCATGTGCATTCCCAACACCAAGACCCAcacgaaaaccaaactgatgaTCTCCATGATCATCCCTATTTgagatttttaaaagaagaattttttcaaagaattttgcaATAACTGAACAAACTGTATATGGACGATAAGAGTCACAAGATTGAGCATCCTTATTCTTTTTTGGGATACACATCACAATGTCCTCGCATAGTACAGTTGGTACGAAATGCTGCGCAATACAAGCAAACTCTCTGAAGTAAAGTAATGCCATATACTCAACTAGTTTTTTAGTACATAAAACTAATGTTCAGGTTGAAGTCCGTCAAACCAGGagctttgctttttttaagGAGACGAATCTGTGTAAGAACTGACGCGGGCTTGATAGAAAAAAGATTCTGGCTATGATCTAGTTGAGAAAAATGGTGAAAGAGAATCTCTTGAAAAGTGGCATCCAGTGGTGGGAGGCTATCAGAGAATAACAAGAAGAAGTGTTTTTCTCAAGAAGTTGCATCAATAGGGGTTGAACGTGAACAAGACGATGAAGGGAACTTTGATACTTTGCTCCATAGTAGCTGTGGATGATTTCGGATTTCACAAGACCAAATCGATACTTGCCTTCTCTTGATGAGCAGTACAGCTTTCGGGTACTCTTTTTTAGTCAATTTAAGGatcttaaaaattaaaccacATCTCGGACAATCACAATCCACCCAGATCttaaaccaaaacttttgatggTTCTTTGCAAGTTGTATTTCTAGGTCATTGCTCCAAGCCTTTTTCTGTGTACCAATCCTAATTCTCTCAGATGGTACTACTGCTAAGGTGGCTACTTTAATCGAATGAGAATGAGCAATCTAAATCAAGGCGGCTGCCCTTCAGCGTTGCAGAAAGAAGgtgaaaaggaattttgattttagacaGCATGGATCCAAAACACTTCAATATAGTGGTATATCAATATTATCCCAATGCATCTTCCAAAACCACTGAGGCTGTTAACTGATTTGtggaataaacaaattcatacGAAACTTTAAATGTAAATGGTCTCTTGTTAACATATCATCAGATACATCAACAATGACACCCTGAATTTCCAGAATATTTTGGAGAACAAAATCAAGATCGGAAATGGTACCAGAATGGTGAACAGAAACTTTTTCACTAGAACTAGAACCAATATTAACATACATAGCCTATAGTTTCATTTCTAACATCTGGCCCTCGAACAGGTAAGGGTTTCTTGACCTCTGAACACAACAGACTGTTGCTTTGATGACTACCACCACAGTTGGCAGAGGTAAAGGACTGTGCCTGAGAGCTCCCGTGACGGTTGCTATGATTACTGGCATATTTGCTGCATTTAGTTGGATTTGAACAATCTCTAGCAATATGACCAAAGCCTTGACCATTGTGACATTGCATCGGTTT
Proteins encoded in this region:
- the LOC136025799 gene encoding uncharacterized protein LOC136025799; translation: MDLKEGTKIPIYITPQDGDHVKVFNYLMKNAKVTKSLPISKVRVKPNQDLTELRLDLRQETQYFSLEKAQEIADTSGLFKKEATPDEQCPLDASDKQHSEAFDRSFDKNMSSCPKYLILVL